A DNA window from Stutzerimonas stutzeri contains the following coding sequences:
- a CDS encoding FadR/GntR family transcriptional regulator has product MDNQSAQPRARRKHRSLAQELVTELSQQIRDGLIKRGDKLPTESAIMQAQGVSRTVVREAISRLQASGLVETRHGIGTFVLDTPSTTGLRIDPATIGTLRDLLAILELRISLEVESAGLAAQRRSPEQLAAMRAFLDQLNQSAAHSSDAVSSDFQFHLQIAEATGNRYFTDIMSHLGTTLIPRSRVNSARLAHDDQQHYQARLGREHEQIYEAIERQDPESARAAMRLHLTNSRERLRQAHESAEAEVLHS; this is encoded by the coding sequence ATGGATAACCAGAGCGCCCAGCCACGCGCCCGTCGCAAACACCGCAGCCTTGCCCAGGAACTGGTGACCGAGCTGTCGCAGCAGATCCGCGATGGGCTGATCAAGCGTGGCGACAAGCTGCCGACCGAGTCCGCGATCATGCAGGCCCAGGGCGTGAGCCGCACGGTGGTGCGCGAGGCGATTTCGCGGCTGCAGGCCTCGGGGCTGGTGGAAACGCGGCACGGCATCGGCACCTTCGTGCTGGACACGCCAAGCACCACCGGCCTGCGCATCGACCCGGCGACCATCGGTACGCTGCGTGATCTGCTGGCAATTCTCGAGCTGCGCATCAGCCTCGAGGTGGAATCGGCCGGGCTGGCCGCACAGCGCCGCTCGCCCGAGCAGCTCGCCGCCATGCGTGCCTTTCTCGATCAGCTGAATCAGAGCGCGGCGCATTCCAGCGACGCGGTGTCGTCGGACTTCCAGTTCCATCTGCAGATCGCCGAAGCCACCGGCAATCGCTACTTCACCGACATCATGAGCCACCTCGGCACCACGCTGATCCCGCGTAGCCGGGTCAATTCCGCGCGCCTGGCACATGACGATCAGCAGCACTACCAGGCGCGTCTGGGTCGCGAGCACGAGCAGATTTACGAGGCCATCGAGCGGCAGGACCCGGAGTCCGCGCGTGCGGCCATGCGCCTGCACCTGACCAACAGCCGCGAGCGGCTGCGTCAGGCTCATGAAAGTGCCGAAGCCGAAGTGCTGCACAGCTGA
- a CDS encoding EamA family transporter, with amino-acid sequence MQTAAPFPRHIAVLILATLACSFAANHIAARIAFDHGTGLLLAMLVRAGVTLLALAALVFWRRESLRLSPATWRWQILLGLLIAVQSFCIYSAVARIPVALALLVVNLSPILLALLTWALGGSRPTRQALAIMGLILFGLVLVLDVPARLLGSAAPDGQWVAGILFSLTAAAVFAVALWVTEHKLSSMAGSVRSMLTLIVVFGASALLGASDLIPGGLGLPNATAGWIALGCLVLLYGAAFSTLFICMPRLNIARNAPVMNMEPVAGMVLGWLVLGQLLGPMQVFGGLIVVGGVVLLAYRR; translated from the coding sequence ATGCAAACTGCCGCGCCATTTCCACGCCACATCGCCGTGCTGATCCTGGCCACCCTGGCCTGCTCGTTCGCTGCCAACCATATCGCCGCGCGGATCGCCTTCGACCACGGCACCGGCCTGCTACTGGCCATGCTCGTTCGCGCCGGAGTCACCCTGCTGGCGCTGGCCGCACTGGTGTTCTGGCGCCGTGAGTCGCTGCGCCTGAGCCCTGCCACCTGGCGCTGGCAGATCCTGCTCGGCCTGCTGATCGCGGTGCAGAGCTTCTGCATCTATTCGGCGGTGGCGCGCATTCCGGTGGCGCTGGCGCTGCTGGTGGTGAACCTCTCGCCGATCCTGCTGGCGCTGCTGACCTGGGCGCTCGGCGGTTCGCGGCCGACTCGCCAGGCGCTGGCGATCATGGGTCTGATCCTGTTCGGCCTGGTGCTGGTGCTGGATGTACCGGCGCGCCTGCTCGGCAGCGCAGCGCCGGATGGCCAGTGGGTCGCGGGCATTCTCTTCAGCCTGACGGCAGCGGCGGTATTCGCGGTGGCGCTGTGGGTCACCGAGCACAAGCTGTCGAGCATGGCCGGCTCGGTGCGCAGCATGCTGACCCTGATCGTGGTGTTCGGAGCCTCCGCCCTGCTCGGCGCCAGCGACCTGATACCCGGCGGGCTGGGCCTGCCCAACGCAACCGCCGGCTGGATTGCACTGGGTTGCCTGGTCTTGCTCTACGGCGCGGCCTTCTCGACGCTGTTCATCTGCATGCCGCGGCTGAACATCGCGCGCAACGCGCCGGTAATGAACATGGAACCGGTGGCCGGCATGGTGCTGGGCTGGCTGGTGCTCGGCCAGCTGCTCGGGCCCATGCAGGTGTTCGGCGGTCTGATCGTGGTCGGTGGGGTCGTTCTGCTGGCTTACCGCCGCTAG
- a CDS encoding TRAP transporter large permease — MDAVILLGSFIILILLRVPVAYSLGLATLAGAWWIEIPLHAVMIQIAGGVNKFSLLAIPFFVLAGAIMAEGGMARRLVAFAGVLVGFVRGGLSLVNITASTFFGAISGSSLADTASVGSVLIPEMEKKGYPREFSTAVTISGSVQALLTPPSHNSVIYSLAAGGTVSIAALFVAGIGPGLLLSATMATLCLLFARKRNYPKGEVVPLRQALKICVEALWGLMTMVIILGGILSGVFTATESAAVAVVWAFFVTMFIYRDYKWRELPRMLHRTVRTLSIVMILIAFAASFGYIMTLMQIPSKITTAFLAMSDNRYVILMCINFMLLVLGTLMDMAPLILILTPILLPVVTSFGVDPVHFGMIMLVNLGIGLITPPVGAVLFVGAAIGKVTIENTVKALLPFYAALFAVLMAVTYIPMISLWLPSVVL, encoded by the coding sequence ATGGATGCCGTCATCCTGCTGGGCAGTTTCATCATCCTCATTTTGCTGCGCGTTCCGGTCGCCTATTCCCTCGGCCTGGCCACCCTGGCCGGCGCCTGGTGGATCGAGATCCCCTTGCACGCCGTGATGATCCAGATCGCCGGGGGCGTGAACAAATTTTCCCTGCTGGCCATTCCGTTCTTCGTCCTGGCCGGCGCAATCATGGCTGAAGGCGGCATGGCGCGGCGCCTGGTCGCCTTCGCCGGGGTGCTGGTCGGCTTCGTTCGCGGCGGCCTGTCACTGGTCAACATCACCGCCTCGACCTTCTTCGGCGCCATCTCCGGCTCGTCCCTGGCGGACACCGCCTCGGTGGGCTCGGTACTGATTCCGGAAATGGAGAAGAAGGGCTACCCGCGGGAATTTTCCACTGCGGTGACCATTTCCGGTTCGGTACAGGCACTGCTGACGCCGCCCAGCCACAACTCGGTGATCTACTCGCTGGCCGCTGGCGGCACGGTTTCGATCGCCGCGCTGTTCGTCGCCGGCATCGGCCCGGGCCTGTTGCTCAGCGCCACCATGGCAACCCTGTGCCTGCTGTTCGCCCGCAAGCGCAACTACCCCAAGGGCGAAGTGGTGCCACTGCGCCAGGCGCTGAAGATCTGCGTCGAGGCACTCTGGGGCCTGATGACCATGGTCATCATCCTCGGCGGCATTCTCTCCGGCGTGTTCACCGCGACCGAGTCAGCGGCCGTGGCGGTGGTCTGGGCGTTCTTCGTGACCATGTTCATCTACCGCGACTACAAGTGGCGCGAGCTGCCGCGGATGCTGCATCGCACGGTGCGCACCCTGTCGATCGTGATGATTCTGATCGCCTTCGCCGCCAGCTTCGGCTACATCATGACGCTGATGCAGATCCCGTCGAAGATCACCACCGCGTTCCTGGCCATGTCGGACAACCGCTACGTGATCCTCATGTGCATCAACTTCATGTTGCTGGTGTTGGGTACGCTGATGGACATGGCGCCGCTGATCCTGATCCTTACGCCGATCCTGCTACCGGTGGTGACCTCCTTCGGAGTCGATCCGGTGCACTTCGGCATGATCATGCTGGTCAACCTGGGTATCGGCCTGATAACCCCGCCGGTAGGTGCGGTACTCTTCGTCGGTGCCGCCATCGGCAAGGTCACCATCGAGAACACCGTGAAGGCCCTACTGCCGTTCTACGCCGCACTGTTCGCCGTACTGATGGCCGTGACCTACATACCGATGATCTCGCTGTGGCTGCCGAGCGTTGTGCTCTGA
- a CDS encoding TRAP transporter small permease, whose protein sequence is MKNLVLGVNDAIYRACVIVAATAIVIMATIIPWGVFSRYALGQGLGWPEPVAILLMVVFTFVGAAASYRAGAHMAVQVLSDRLPPLAQPFLLLFVRLAMAAISLFMLIWGYKLCVATWNQYLSTLTWMRVGISYAPIPLGGFITLLFVIEQLLYGDQSKRRVVDYEAREESKEAV, encoded by the coding sequence ATGAAAAACCTGGTTCTAGGCGTCAATGACGCCATCTACCGCGCCTGCGTCATCGTCGCCGCCACGGCGATCGTGATCATGGCGACGATCATTCCCTGGGGCGTGTTCAGCCGCTATGCCCTGGGCCAGGGTCTCGGTTGGCCCGAGCCCGTCGCCATCCTGCTGATGGTGGTGTTCACCTTTGTCGGCGCCGCCGCCAGCTACCGCGCCGGCGCACACATGGCCGTGCAGGTGCTCAGTGATCGCCTGCCGCCGCTGGCCCAGCCATTTCTGCTCTTGTTCGTGCGCCTGGCCATGGCCGCCATCAGTCTGTTCATGCTGATCTGGGGCTACAAGCTGTGCGTCGCGACCTGGAACCAGTACCTCAGCACCCTGACCTGGATGCGAGTCGGCATCAGCTACGCGCCGATTCCCCTGGGCGGCTTCATCACCCTGCTGTTCGTCATCGAGCAATTGTTGTACGGCGACCAGAGCAAGCGTCGGGTCGTCGATTATGAAGCCCGTGAAGAGTCCAAGGAGGCCGTGTAA
- a CDS encoding TRAP transporter substrate-binding protein gives MNLKRKLLVTALPFAFCISGLAQAMTLKIAEIHPAGYPTVVAMENLGKKLESATNGEIKSRMFAGGVLGSEKEVIEQTQIGAVQLTRVSLGSVGPVVPATNVFNMPFVFRDIEHMRKVVDGEIGQEILDAITDSDFNMVGLAWMEAGSRSLYTKKPIRRIEDLKGMKIRVIGNPLFIDTLNAMGANGIAMDTGEIFSALQSGVIDGAENNSPTLLEHNHFRVAKHYTQTHHLILPEPLLMSKDTWNKLSPEQQATVKKLAKEAQLEERDLWVAKETASNEKLKAEGVEFIEVDTKPFYDATAPVREKYGAQFAELIKRIEAVQ, from the coding sequence ATGAACCTCAAACGCAAGTTGCTCGTAACCGCCCTTCCCTTCGCCTTCTGCATCAGCGGCCTGGCTCAGGCCATGACGTTGAAGATCGCCGAGATCCACCCGGCCGGCTACCCGACCGTGGTCGCCATGGAGAACCTCGGCAAGAAGCTGGAAAGCGCCACCAACGGCGAGATCAAGTCGCGCATGTTCGCTGGCGGCGTACTCGGCTCCGAGAAGGAAGTGATCGAACAGACCCAGATCGGCGCCGTGCAACTGACCCGCGTCAGCCTTGGCTCGGTCGGACCGGTGGTGCCGGCCACCAACGTGTTCAACATGCCATTCGTGTTTCGCGACATCGAGCATATGCGCAAGGTGGTCGACGGTGAGATAGGCCAGGAGATTCTCGACGCCATCACCGATTCCGACTTCAACATGGTCGGCCTGGCGTGGATGGAAGCCGGTAGCCGCAGCCTGTACACCAAGAAGCCGATCCGGCGCATCGAAGACCTCAAGGGCATGAAGATTCGCGTGATCGGCAACCCGCTGTTCATCGATACCCTTAACGCCATGGGCGCCAACGGCATCGCCATGGACACCGGCGAGATCTTCAGCGCCCTGCAGAGCGGTGTGATCGACGGTGCCGAGAACAACTCGCCAACCCTGCTCGAACACAACCACTTCCGCGTGGCCAAGCACTACACCCAGACCCACCACCTGATCCTGCCCGAGCCGCTGCTGATGTCCAAGGACACCTGGAACAAGCTCAGCCCCGAGCAGCAGGCGACGGTGAAGAAACTGGCCAAGGAAGCCCAGCTGGAAGAGCGCGACCTCTGGGTTGCCAAGGAAACCGCCAGCAACGAGAAGCTCAAGGCCGAAGGCGTCGAGTTCATCGAGGTCGACACCAAGCCCTTCTACGACGCCACCGCTCCGGTCCGCGAAAAGTACGGCGCGCAGTTCGCCGAGCTGATCAAGCGCATCGAAGCCGTTCAGTAA
- a CDS encoding SMP-30/gluconolactonase/LRE family protein gives MASEVELIADLGCATGESPVWVATEQALYWVDIPNRELLRWNAADGQVSRWQGEQMLACIARSGDGWVAGMESGFFALQTRPDGRLDGRLLASIDHQLAEMRMNDGRCDRQGRFWAGSMALDMAAGHPVGALYRLDSKIIDAPLVPQLDGFIVPNGLAFSPDGRTMYLSDSHPSVQKIWAFDYDPDSGIPSGRRLFVDMLDHPGRPDGAAVDADGCYWICGNDAGLIHRFTPDGRLDRSLAVPVKKPTMCAFGGARLDTLFVTSIRPGGNLSDQPLAGGVFALNPGVTGLEEPAFN, from the coding sequence ATGGCCAGTGAAGTTGAACTCATCGCCGACCTCGGCTGCGCCACCGGCGAAAGCCCGGTCTGGGTCGCCACCGAACAGGCGCTGTACTGGGTCGACATACCCAACCGCGAACTGCTGCGCTGGAACGCTGCCGATGGACAGGTTTCCCGCTGGCAGGGCGAACAGATGCTCGCCTGTATCGCCCGCAGTGGCGACGGCTGGGTGGCCGGCATGGAGAGCGGCTTCTTCGCGCTGCAAACGCGCCCGGATGGCCGCCTCGACGGCCGCCTGCTGGCGAGCATCGACCACCAGTTGGCCGAGATGCGCATGAACGACGGCCGTTGCGATCGCCAGGGGCGTTTCTGGGCCGGCAGCATGGCGCTGGACATGGCCGCCGGGCATCCGGTCGGCGCGCTGTACCGGCTGGACAGCAAGATCATCGACGCCCCGCTGGTGCCTCAGCTCGACGGTTTCATCGTGCCCAACGGGCTGGCCTTCAGCCCGGATGGACGAACCATGTACCTGTCCGACTCGCACCCCAGCGTGCAGAAAATCTGGGCCTTCGATTACGACCCCGACAGCGGCATACCAAGCGGCCGGCGCCTGTTCGTCGACATGCTCGACCACCCCGGCCGACCGGACGGCGCCGCGGTGGATGCCGATGGCTGTTACTGGATCTGCGGCAACGATGCCGGCTTGATCCACCGCTTCACGCCCGATGGCCGCCTGGACCGTTCGCTCGCCGTCCCGGTGAAGAAACCGACCATGTGTGCTTTCGGCGGCGCGCGCCTGGACACCCTGTTCGTCACCTCGATTCGTCCCGGCGGCAACCTCAGCGACCAGCCACTGGCCGGTGGCGTCTTTGCCCTGAATCCAGGCGTCACCGGACTGGAGGAACCCGCTTTCAACTGA
- a CDS encoding NAD-dependent epimerase/dehydratase family protein produces MTTTLTPPFGRLLLTGAAGGLGKELRERLQPFARIIRLSDIAPMAPAAGEHEEVMPCDLADKAAVHALCEGVDAIAHFGGVSVERPFEEILDANIRGTFHIYEAARRHGIKRVIFASSNHVIGFYEQSQPLDANAPRRPDGYYGLSKSYGEDMASFYHDRYGIETVSIRIGSSFPEPANRRMMSTWLSFRDLTELMRCALFTPNVGHTVVYGMSANRDVWWDNHLAAHLGFRAQDSSEVFRDKIEQQPPYSADDPAAIYQGGAFVAAGPFD; encoded by the coding sequence ATGACTACCACTCTGACACCCCCATTCGGCCGCCTTCTGCTCACTGGTGCAGCGGGCGGCCTCGGCAAGGAGCTGCGTGAACGACTGCAGCCCTTCGCCCGAATCATCCGACTGTCCGATATCGCGCCGATGGCCCCGGCAGCCGGCGAACATGAGGAAGTGATGCCCTGCGACCTCGCCGACAAGGCGGCGGTGCATGCGCTGTGCGAAGGCGTCGATGCCATCGCCCATTTCGGCGGCGTCTCCGTCGAGCGGCCGTTCGAGGAAATCCTCGACGCCAACATCCGCGGCACCTTTCATATCTACGAAGCAGCGCGCCGCCATGGCATCAAGCGCGTGATCTTCGCCAGCTCCAATCATGTGATCGGCTTCTACGAGCAATCGCAGCCGCTGGACGCCAACGCCCCGCGCCGCCCGGACGGCTACTACGGCCTGTCCAAGTCCTACGGCGAAGACATGGCGAGCTTCTATCACGACCGCTACGGCATCGAGACCGTAAGCATCCGCATCGGCTCCTCGTTCCCCGAGCCAGCCAACCGCCGAATGATGAGCACCTGGCTGAGCTTTCGCGACCTCACCGAGCTGATGCGTTGCGCGTTGTTCACGCCGAACGTCGGCCACACGGTGGTCTACGGCATGTCCGCCAACCGCGACGTCTGGTGGGACAACCACCTGGCCGCGCACCTGGGCTTCCGCGCGCAGGACAGCTCCGAAGTGTTCCGCGACAAGATCGAGCAGCAACCGCCGTACAGCGCTGACGATCCCGCCGCCATCTACCAGGGCGGCGCCTTCGTCGCAGCCGGCCCCTTCGACTGA